The following coding sequences are from one Bos indicus x Bos taurus breed Angus x Brahman F1 hybrid chromosome 5, Bos_hybrid_MaternalHap_v2.0, whole genome shotgun sequence window:
- the LOC113893375 gene encoding polycystic kidney disease and receptor for egg jelly-related protein-like, which produces MGPGPALLLLGLGLGLGCGPGRPPPPPAPAQAPGSPSRDRPIPTPAAARSAASETRALVQARRPEAALRSVRASRDPGERGAGFGGLGAGRARVSLRARAAPGGGIFLSGRRGLCLPAGRPPSLVPRCVRAHVQLRARRAPAAAAPAPVDLQLSAPGGRLSLRWLSRLPRSLGPLEWTFRLGLLGPAAAESRALPRRALQRGRRSYPGFVARTECPTDGPTPVVLEAVSPNSSEPTESSVSCQVLRPWPCKLDPVRINRNDDRPVRLTRDMEDTFNATVILFCPIQEYYYRGWYIYSVPYVGAVPDWTKPLEKPPVKFSRGFFEVTIPPYSLPWGVYLFNFSVVVRTRDPQVPGKNDSDRIYVVIFRRPLNAVISGPSNITINFTDGVTLNGNMSSDPEETDPLEKERLKFLWYCTTDSRNYDGENITVISKEVCLPEQVDLKWTWASGPILTLSPETLQGGRVYFFRLVIQKTSRSAFADATVHVLQGEPVASTSCIENCDQVLVLSERFSLSLDCTGCTAGRDVYRWSILTSSGQEVPLDWTGQTSTGRNGAYVSIKAFAFWNFREDKFWISLNAATWSGVTLVLRYPFVIHHVRITTDCKIVPEKGISFITQFVVICTHFKHKNIVLTYKIIVPDVHGFGEISSLKENNFGSILYLGKNSTSPPSFLPVGVLDSHYALKIIAQAYNTSLGAFSQVNLYATVRPPTDVKSSPTVLEELSNFTMGPNSSLSTLLQQQDFLNASYLIYVVASVLNSMKSDLSLQADKIKIREHLFNQTLILPINTLVNISQVVMAVTKLTEKTSEISAFSQKLATVRSWQASQALQDSHQRDKSISSEQIESVCIGILITLSNILKLLVHYEVFEEPFHVLESLADTVLAVKVPENETTALRTSNFKMYVKKTEKWNVTKFFSTQKHCQNCFYPSLNVNSVPSLPASAPISTMFCEFADDPFPWLNYGENILTQVVGFRMTGVEATGDVIEIPPDAVEVHLIRKNLSFGSFNLTVGPSSEPYAVDESATKTTGAFSFVVDGTAGRDVLIHIMTDVSVLFTVSVYAGREITPNSFMTSYLVPHKIPPIANESDLFDPECAVKEARVVCLPAALVQVIAQRTDSSECTIAVVLQAPRFVLKPNNKLVRISVFSSECLDMFGIQSDWREDTCAVGEKTTWQRVHCICKNPRRAKRQLDIIKQANLRLRTHYLTAKVIVVPNPVDLRVETVKNVTQNPVTLFTVLLIMLLYLILAFWALHRDETDQYLREHVIVLLDNDPYDNVCYLVTVFTGSRCGSGTRANVFIQLHGTKGSSDVHCLSHPQFTTLYRGSICTFLLATKKDLGDIHSLRVWHNNEGRSPEWYLSRIKVENLFSRHIWLFMCRKWLSIGSSLDRTFQVMPPDKPLKKMDFFLIDLSYKLGRSHLWFSVFSGVISTPFNRLQRLSCCLAMLLSTLLCNIMFFSLEKEIEAEPQEQRYIRSMVIGLESAFITLPVQLVIKSLFMYSQRRPQVTLHEVTPRKHPLKAPARQHWEERLGNWHAYEIDKASSQEPVSNRHHAKPKGSVNVTSKRQPPAKQAESQGSPIKSKVSRTQSKVSRNQSNVTQAQSKFSNIQGRNINTNNPNIEDNTNVSDEQPPQPGSTALKEKTRMVLPQWCVCVAWLLVFLTCAVSSFFIIFYGLTYGLEKSTAWLFASFCAFTQSVFLVQPSKIMLVSGYRTRKAKYCKNVSWIGNSRFSEIKLHNIRKDPEEMDRRHRYVMELRNSRMYQPLTQDEITIFQRKKRIKRRAFLFLSYILTHFIFLALLLSLVTILHPTDSFYYNQFTRDQFSVDLAGVTRLEDIYQWLNRVLLPLFHNDPNPTFFPDSSSKILGLPLMRQVRAQPGDIMCLPAKKFVEGSLKGEIRCHPEYGIDPEDTKNYSGSWNRVSKRDTDKTTRGFTYRPPEKRWAYSSYGLLHTYGSGGYAFYFFPAEQQFNSTLRLSELQKSHWLDEKTWSVIVELTTFNPDISLLCSISVIFEVSQLGVVNTSLNAHSFLLADFNRKNSADSAENYLYLAIFIFFLAYTVDEVYVITQERTAYVQSVYNLLNFALKCIFTLWIVLFFRKHFLAISIVQAYRSNPEDFIPFHAVAQVDHTMRVILGFLVFLTILKTLRYSRVFYDVRLAQRAIQIALPGICHMALVVSVYFFVFMAFGYLVFGQHEWNYSDMIHATQTIFSYCVSAFENTEFFNNRVLGVLFLSSFMLVMICILINLFQAVILSAYEEMKQPVYEEPSEEAEAMTYLCRRLRSAFCCLCFKPRAEDEPKFFINMVYGQPEKNSRHYLGLKTRNINGKKMVYLVV; this is translated from the coding sequence ATGGGGCCCGGGCCGGCTCTCCTgctcctgggcctgggcctgggcctgggctgtGGGCCCGGCCGCCCGCCTCCGCCCCCGGCTCCCGCGCAGGCGCCCGGCTCGCCGTCCCGAGACCGCCCCATCCCGACGCCCGCCGCGGCCCGAAGTGCCGCGTCCGAGACCCGGGCCCTCGTCCAGGCGCGGCGGCCGGAGGCCGCGCTCCGCTCGGTCAGGGCCTCCCGGGACCCCGGGGAGCGGGGCGCAGGCTTTGGCGGCCTTGGGGCCGGCCGCGCCCGCGTCAGCCTCcgggcccgcgcggccccgggcGGCGGCATCTTCCTGAGCGGCCGCCGCGGCCTCTGCCTGCCGGCCGGGCGGCCCCCGAGCCTCGTACCGCGCTGCGTCCGCGCGCACGTCCAGCTGCGCGCCCGccgcgcccccgccgccgccgcgcccgcGCCGGTGGACCTGCAGCTGTCCGCGCCCGGCGGCCGGCTCTCCCTGCGCTGGCTGTCCCGCCTGCCGCGCTCGCTCGGGCCTCTGGAGTGGACCTTCCGCCTCGGGCTGCTCGGGCCCGCGGCCGCCGAGAGCCGCGCGTTGCCCCGTCGGGCTCTGCAGCGCGGCCGGCGCTCCTACCCGGGATTCGTGGCCCGAACCGAATGTCCCACGGACGGGCCCACCCCGGTCGTCTTAGAAGCTGTCAGCCCGAACAGCTCAGAACCCACTGAGTCCTCCGTGTCCTGTCAGGTATTGCGACCCTGGCCTTGTAAATTGGACCCCGTGAGGATAAATAGGAACGACGATAGACCGGTGCGACTGACCAGGGACATGGAAGACACCTTCAATGCAACAGTCATCCTCTTCTGTCCCATCCAGGAGTACTATTATCGGGGTTGGTATATCTATTCCGTTCCTTATGTAGGGGCCGTGCCTGACTGGACTAAACCTCTGGAAAAGCCACCGGTCAAGTTTAGTAGAGGTTTCTTCGAGGTGACTATACCCCCATATTCTTTACCTTGGGGGGTGTATCTGTTTAATTTCTCGGTGGTTGTCAGAACGCGGGATCCCCAGGTTCCAGGGAAGAACGACTCAGACCGCATCTATGTCGTCATTTTTAGACGTCCCCTGAATGCTGTTATTTCAGGGCCTTCCAACATCACAATTAATTTCACAGATGGGGTGACTCTCAATGGAAATATGTCTTCTGATCCAGAGGAAACAGACCCTCTAGAGAAAGAGAGACTTAAGTTTCTCTGGTACTGTACCACAGACTCAAGAAACTATGATGGAGAAAACATAACAGTGATAAGCAAGGAAGTTTGTCTCCCGGAGCAGGTTGATCTCAAGTGGACATGGGCTTCTGGTCCTATTCTCACACTTTCTCCAGAAACACTTCAAGGCGGCCGTGTATATTTTTTCAGACTGGTGATCCAGAAGACAAGCAGGTCAGCCTTTGCTGATGCAACGGTGCACGTGCTTCAAGGAGAGCCGGTAGCAAGCACTTCATGCATTGAAAATTGTGACCAGGTTCTGGTTTTATCAGAGAGATTCTCGTTGTCTCTGGATTGCACAGGTTGTACAGCAGGCCGAGATGTCTATCGGTGGTCCATTCTGACGTCTTCAGGTCAGGAGGTGCCATTGGACTGGACGGGGCAAACTTCAACAGGACGGAATGGTGCTTATGTGTCTATAAAAGCTTTTGCTTTCTGGAATTTCAGGGAAGATAAGTTTTGGATTTCTCTAAATGCAGCAACTTGGAGTGGAGTCACCTTGGTCTTAAGATATCCTTTCGTTATTCACCATGTCCGTATAACCACAGACTGCAAAATTGTTCCAGAAAAAGGAATTTCCTTCATTACTCAGTTTGTTGTCATTTGTACTCATTTCAAGCATAAGAACATTGttcttacatataaaataatagttCCTGATGTACATGGTTTTGGTGAGATCAGTTCTTTGAAAGAGAATAACTTTGGATCCATCCTGTATTTGGGAAAGAATTCCACATCgcccccttcctttctccctgttGGTGTGTTGGACAGTCATTATGCCTTGAAAATAATTGCTCAGGCATATAATACCTCTCTGGGAGCTTTTTCTCAGGTGAACTTGTATGCCACTGTGCGGCCTCCCACTGACGTAAAGTCATCACCAACTGTGCTGGAGGAGTTATCCAACTTCACCATGGGACCAAATTCCTCCCTGTCTACTTTGCTTCAACAGCAGGATTTTCTAAATGCAAGTTATTTAATATACGTAGTAGCTTCTGTCTTGAATAGTATGAAAAGCGACTTAAGTCTGCAAGCTGACAAAATTAAAATCCGAGAACACCTTTTCAATCAGACACTTATTCTTCCTATAAACACTTTGGTGAATATTAGCCAGGTGGTCATGGCTGTTACTAAATTAACAGAGAAAACCTCTGAGATCAGTGCATTCTCCCAGAAACTGGCCACAGTGAGGTCTTGGCAAGCAAGCCAAGCCCTCCAAGATAGTCATCAGAGAGATAAGAGCATTTCTTCTGAGCAAATAGAAAGTGTGTGCATTGGAATATTAATAACCTTGTCTAACATCCTGAAACTGCTGGTTCATTATGAAGTCTTTGAAGAGCCTTTCCACGTGCTTGAATCTCTAGCAGACACAGTATTGGCTGTGAAAGTGCCGGAGAATGAGACCACTGCCTTGAGGACCTCCAACTTTAAAATGTATGTCAAGAAAACCGAAAAGTGGAATGTTACCAAGTTCTTCAGCACCCAGAAGCACTGTCAGAATTGTTTTTATCCCAGCCTAAATGTGAACAGCGTTCCTAGTCTGCCTGCCAGCGCTCCGATTTCGACGATGTTTTGTGAATTTGCGGATGACCCTTTCCCTTGGCTAAATTATGGGGAAAACATTTTGACCCAGGTGGTTGGATTCCGAATGACAGGAGTGGAGGCCACGGGTGACGTGATTGAGATCCCACCCGATGCAGTGGAAGTGCACCTCATCAGGAAAAACCTGAGCTTTGGAAGTTTTAATCTCACGGTGGGACCCAGCTCAGAGCCTTATGCAGTGGATGAATCTGCGACAAAGACGACAGGGGCGTTTAGCTTTGTTGTGGACGGTACCGCAGGCAGGGACGTGTTGATCCACATCATGACAGACGTGTCCGTCTTGTTCACGGTGTCTGTGTACGCAGGCCGTGAGATCACACCCAACTCTTTTATGACCAGCTACCTGGTGCCCCATAAAATCCCTCCGATTGCCAACGAGAGTGACCTGTTTGACCCGGAGTGTGCAGTGAAGGAGGCCCGAGTGGTCTGCCTCCCCGCGGCCCTGGTGCAGGTCATAGCTCAGCGAACCGATTCCTCTGAGTGCACCATCGCTGTGGTTCTACAGGCACCTCGTTTCGTCCTAAAACCCAATAACAAGTTGGTGAGAATTTCTGTTTTCAGCAGTGAATGCTTGGACATGTTTGGGATCCAGAGCGATTGGAGAGAAGATACCTGCGCTGTGGGAGAGAAGACCACTTGGCAAAGAGTGCACTGTATCTGCAAGAACCCACGGCGGGCCAAACGGCAGCTGGATATAATCAAACAGGCCAACCTTCGCCTGCGTACCCACTATTTGACGGCCAAGGTGATCGTGGTCCCTAACCCTGTGGACTTACGAGTGGAGACAGTCAAGAACGTCACCCAAAACCCTGTGACCCTCTTCACGGTACTTCTCATTATGCTGTTGTACTTGATCCTTGCGTTCTGGGCCTTGCACAGAGATGAAACGGACCAGTATCTTAGGGAACATGTGATAGTTCTCCTTGATAACGATCCTTATGATAATGTGTGTTATCTAGTCACTGTTTTTACAGGAAGCCGTTGTGGTTCTGGGACCAGGGCCAATGTCTTTATCCAACTGCACGGAACCAAAGGTAGCAGCGATGTGCACTGTTTAAGCCATCCACAATTTACGACTCTCTACCGAGGAAGCATCTGCACTTTCCTCCTAGCGACGAAAAAGGACTTGGGTGACATCCATTCCCTCCGTGTGTGGCACAACAACGAGGGCAGGTCCCCTGAATGGTATTTAAGTAGAATCAAAGTGGAGAATCTGTTCAGCAGACACATCTGGCTCTTCATGTGCCGAAAATGGCTTTCTATCGGATCATCTTTGGACCGAACCTTTCAAGTAATGCCCCCAGATAAGCCTCTCAAGAAAATGGACTTTTTCCTCATAGATTTAAGTTACAAGCTGGGGAGAAGCCACTTGTGGTTCTCCGTTTTTTCTGGTGTCATTTCTACACCATTCAATAGGCTCCAGAGGCTGTCCTGTTGCTTAGCCATGTTGTTATCCACGCTTCTGTGTAATATTATGTTCTTTAGTCTAGAGAAGGAGATCGAAGCAGAGCCACAAGAGCAGAGGTACATCAGGTCGATGGTGATCGGACTGGAAAGTGCCTTTATTACCCTCCCTGTGCAACTAGTGATCAAATCTTTGTTCATGTATTCCCAGAGGAGACCTCAGGTGACTCTACATGAGGTCACTCCTCGGAAACATCCTTTGAAAGCACCAGCAAGGCAGCACTGGGAAGAACGATTGGGAAACTGGCATGCCTATGAAATTGACAAGGCAAGCTCCCAGGAGCCTGTGTCTAACAGACATCATGCAAAACCCAAGGGTTCTGTCAACGTCACCTCTAAAAGACAGCCCCCGGCCAAGCAAGCAGAAAGCCAAGGGTCTCCCATCAAAAGCAAGGTCTCCAGAACTCAAAGCAAGGTCTCCAGAAACCAAAGCAATGTCACTCAAGCACAAAGCAAGTTCTCCAACATCCAGGGAAGAAATATAAACACCAATAACCCAAATATTGAAGACAATACAAATGTTTCTGATGAGCAGCCTCCCCAGCCAGGTTCAACAGCCCTTAAAGAGAAGACCAGAATGGTCCTGCCACAATGGTGTGTTTGTGTCGCCTGGCTCTTGGTTTTTCTTACCTGTGCAGTATCCTCCTTCTTCATCATATTTTATGGACTGACTTACGGCCTCGAAAAGTCAACAGCATGGCTGTTTGCATCGTTTTGTGCGTTCACTCAGTCAGTCTTTCTCGTGCAGCCATCTAAAATCATGCTCGTATCAGGCTACAGAACACGGAAGGCCAAGTACTGTAAAAACGTTTCATGGATTGGCAACAGCCGCTTCTCTGAGATCAAGCTGCACAACATTCGGAAGGAcccagaagaaatggacagacGCCACCGGTATGTCATGGAGCTCCGAAACTCGAGAATGTACCAGCCTCTCACCCAGGACGAAATCACAATATTCCAAAGAAAGAAGAGGATCAAAAGAAGAGCTTTCCTGTTCCTGAGTTACATCCTCACTCACTTCATCTTTCTGGCTCTCTTGCTGAGCCTAGTCACCATCCTACATCCCACTGACAGCTTTTACTATAATCAGTTTACTCGGGACCAGTTCTCTGTGGATCTGGCAGGCGTGACCAGGCTGGAAGACATCTATCAGTGGCTGAACAGGGTGCTGTTGCCTCTGTTCCACAATGACCCGAATCCCACGTTTTTCCCTGACAGCTCCTCTAAAATCCTTGGCTTGCCACTCATGAGGCAGGTGAGGGCGCAACCTGGAGACATAATGTGTCTGCCGGCCAAGAAATTTGTGGAGGGCAGCCTCAAAGGAGAGATTCGCTGTCACCCCGAATATGGCATTGACCCAGAAGACACAAAAAACTACTCTGGGTCATGGAATAGAGTTAGTAAGCGGGACACTGACAAGACGACCAGAGGGTTTACTTATAGGCCTCCGGAGAAGAGGTGGGCGTACTCTTCCTATGGGCTGCTGCACACCTATGGCTCAGGAGGATACgccttctatttttttccagcaGAGCAGCAGTTTAATTCCACACTGAGGCTCAGCGAACTCCAGAAAAGCCATTGGCTGGATGAGAAGACGTGGTCTGTGATTGTGGAATTGACCACCTTCAATCCAGACATCAGTCTCCTCTGCAGCATCTCGGTCATCTTCGAGGTCTCTCAGTTAGGTGTTGTGAACACTAGCCTGAATGCGCACTCCTTCTTGCTCGCTGATTTCAACAGAAAAAACTCAGCCGACTCAGCAGAAAACTACTTGTACTTGgccatcttcattttcttcctcgcCTACACTGTTGATGAGGTTTACGTAATCACACAAGAAAGGACTGCCTATGTGCAAAGTGTATATAATTTGCTCAACTTTGCTCTAAAATGTATCTTTACCCTGTGGATTGTACTCTTTTTCAGGAAGCACTTCTTGGCCATCAGTATAGTTCAGGCTTACCGGTCGAACCCTGAGGATTTCATTCCCTTTCATGCAGTGGCTCAAGTGGATCACACCATGAGGGTGATTTTGGGTTTTCTGGTATTTCTGACGATCCTGAAGACGCTCCGGTATTCCAGGGTCTTTTACGATGTGCGTCTGGCTCAGAGGGCCATCCAGATTGCCCTTCCTGGCATCTGCCACATGGCATTGGTGGTGTCCGtgtatttctttgtcttcatGGCATTCGGGTACTTGGTGTTCGGGCAGCACGAGTGGAACTACAGTGACATGATCCATGCCACCCAGACAATATTTTCCTACTGTGTCTCAGCTTTTGAGAACACGGAATTTTTCAATAACCGGGTTCTCGGGGTCCTCTTCCTCTCATCTTTCATGCTGGTGATGATCTGCATATTGATCAACTTATTTCAGGCAGTGATTTTGTCAGCCTACGAGGAAATGAAGCAGCCCGTGTACGAGGAGCCCTCAGAAGAGGCGGAAGCCATGACTTATCTGTGTCGCCGGCTAAGATCTGCTTTTTGCTGCCTGTGCTTCAAACCCAGGGCAGAAGACGAGCCCAAGTTCTTCATCAACATGGTGTACGGGCAGCCAGAGAAGAACA